One stretch of Asterias rubens chromosome 8, eAstRub1.3, whole genome shotgun sequence DNA includes these proteins:
- the LOC117293524 gene encoding uncharacterized protein LOC117293524, translating into IVHLPLFFSREVRDLIKAALEKAEDCTEAAQQELKDSLKKASDTIDKRQKLIRLADSSSYGWATVSEYEAHQLAEDDENDDNKITRAENRAGRKIKQKKAAAATQQQPKKFKWGNSQNVETTGNSSFRRPSQFSAPYTSFSRGKGGGACFLCGSFAHWKATCPRRYSFNKPATTTTGQ; encoded by the coding sequence ATTGTGCAtcttccattatttttttctaggGAAGTAAGAGACCTGATAAAAGCTGCATTGGAGAAAGCAGAAGACTGCACCGAAGCGGCCCAACAAGAGTTAAAGGACAGCTTAAAGAAGGCATCGGACACTATTGACAAGCGGCAGAAGCTGATACGCCTCGCCGACTCCAGTTCCTACGGTTGGGCAACCGTCAGCGAATATGAGGCGCATCAGTTGGCGGAGGATGATGAGAATGATGACAACAAGATTACCAGAGCAGAGAACCGGGCTGGAAGGAAAATCAAACAGAAGAAAGCGGCAGCAGCTACCCAACAACAGCCGAAGAAATTCAAGTGGGGTAACAGCCAGAACGTGGAGACTACTGGCAATAGTTCTTTTCGTCGCCCATCACAGTTTTCCGCTCCATACACCAGCTTCAGTCGAGGCAAAGGCGGGGGAGCATGCTTCCTGTGCGGTAGCTTCGCCCACTGGAAGGCTACGTGCCCAAGACGATACAGCTTCAACAAGCCAGCAACCACAACAACTGGCCAGTAA
- the LOC117293525 gene encoding tyramine receptor Ser-2-like — MISAPNETVTDNGPNINQVEVIIYVVILIFESTVSMLGGVLVCLTFISVRTTSCKPTSKLIVNLAVSDAAMGALVLPFTAVTVSNQAWIFGDVMCQIEGFIKTFLSQVQRSTLLLIAVDRLLRIKFRFSYGRRSHTMVYPILIMWIMNIPLAVPPLFGWSEFKWEPHKPSCTVDWLASLSYSITFLTVFGFILQGVITVCYMLIFREVRASRLRVQAAVVDHGGRVDRLGANMTPSPRHPHSNIFMTKDEIAIARTMIVLVILSSILSLPYIISHLISLIRNSPLSYRNEMTTTILVYLNNCLNPVIYGVTNSRFRQGFKTVLRWQNA; from the coding sequence ATGATTTCAGCTCCCAATGAAACTGTTACCGACAATGGCCCCAATATAAATCAAGTGGAAGTTATCATTTATGTGGTGATTCTTATTTTCGAGTCAACCGTCTCCATGCTCGGAGGTGTTCTTGTCTGCTTGACGTTTATAAGTGTCCGTACAACTAGCTGTAAACCAACGAGCAAGTTGATCGTCAATTTAGCCGTAAGCGATGCGGCAATGGGTGCATTGGTGCTACCATTCACTGCTGTCACTGTATCAAACCAAGCATGGATCTTTGGTGATGTTATGTGTCAGATAGAAGGATTTATTAAGACTTTCTTGAGCCAAGTACAGAGGTCAACGTTACTCCTGATAGCTGTTGACCGCCTGCTACGCATTAAGTTCCGTTTCAGCTACGGGAGGCGATCCCATACAATGGTATACCCCATCCTCATCATGTGGATCATGAACATCCCTCTGGCTGTACCTCCTCTGTTTGGATGGAGTGAGTTTAAATGGGAGCCTCACAAACCCTCATGCACGGTGGATTGGCTGGCCAGCCTCTCATACTCTATCACATTCCTGACTGTGTTCGGTTTCATCTTGCAGGGTGTGATCACAGTATGTTACATGTTGATTTTCCGGGAGGTGCGTGCTAGTAGGTTGAGGGTACAAGCTGCTGttgtagaccatggaggaagggtaGACCGACTTGGAGCAAATATGACACCTTCACCAAGACATCCTCATTCAAACATCTTCATGACCAAGGATGAGATTGCCATCGCTCGGACTATGATAGTCCTTGTTATCCTATCTTCCATCCTGTCACTGCCTTACATCATCTCTCATCTCATCTCGTTGATAAGAAACAGCCCACTGTCTTACCGTAATGAAATGACTACAACCatcttagtgtatctcaacaactgTCTTAACCCCGTTATCTACGGTGTCACTAACTCACGGTTTCGGCAAGGATTTAAAACGGTACTTCGGTGGCAAAATGCTTAA